Proteins found in one Methanomassiliicoccus sp. genomic segment:
- a CDS encoding methanogenesis marker 7 protein, whose translation MYEVLMYDGGVYKVNELYELVEDVGGFVLQKTQIQVQITVTMAIPEEERPVIEAKTRELGGKIVHVPLAGTEIAVVAPTLGRHHMPHPTCDIAEQLRRLGAITVVMGLARGKGRRTSQINADEKAIIEEYDAAVFVLGNFKDCILEHKVHLFEDIQIPVVAAIGPQLDSLPNCEAVVCGIGRKVERMRREEEIRQLDMISEAMEKVIQVKRRELEEDPLFVHPAEVKERISELEVVQRSLRPAPVVLHLDGLRVKIPYREWKEQLSAVDVYGRRLGDIATLSDSRLGGSTLIKIMTRAEVDYHDAQREKGKR comes from the coding sequence ATGTACGAGGTCCTGATGTACGACGGGGGCGTGTACAAGGTCAACGAGCTCTACGAGCTGGTCGAGGATGTCGGGGGCTTCGTTCTTCAAAAGACGCAGATACAGGTGCAGATCACCGTAACCATGGCCATCCCCGAGGAGGAGCGCCCCGTGATCGAGGCCAAGACCCGGGAGCTGGGAGGGAAGATAGTGCACGTTCCTCTGGCGGGCACGGAGATCGCCGTGGTGGCCCCTACGCTGGGACGACATCACATGCCGCACCCCACCTGTGACATAGCAGAGCAGCTGCGGCGGTTGGGAGCCATCACCGTGGTCATGGGGCTGGCCCGGGGCAAGGGGCGCAGGACCTCCCAGATCAATGCCGATGAGAAGGCCATAATCGAGGAGTACGATGCCGCGGTGTTCGTGCTGGGCAACTTCAAGGACTGCATCCTGGAGCACAAGGTCCACCTGTTCGAGGACATCCAGATACCAGTGGTCGCCGCCATCGGCCCCCAGCTGGACTCCCTCCCCAACTGCGAGGCGGTGGTCTGCGGGATCGGCCGCAAGGTGGAGAGGATGCGGCGCGAGGAGGAGATCAGGCAGCTGGATATGATCTCCGAGGCCATGGAGAAGGTCATACAGGTCAAGAGGAGGGAGCTGGAGGAGGACCCCCTCTTCGTCCATCCGGCCGAGGTCAAGGAGAGAATAAGCGAGCTGGAGGTAGTGCAGAGGAGCCTCCGGCCCGCGCCGGTGGTCCTGCACCTCGACGGCCTCAGGGTCAAGATACCCTACAGGGAGTGGAAGGAACAGCTAAGTGCCGTGGATGTGTACGGCCGCAGGCTGGGGGACATCGCCACGCTTTCCGACTCCCGTTTGGGAGGAAGCACCCTGATAAAGATCATGACCCGCGCCGAGGTCGATTATCACGATGCCCAGAGGGAAAAAGGGAAGAGGTGA
- a CDS encoding GIY-YIG nuclease family protein gives MDNGHTDTGAYVILFRLGDRTQVTVGRLGSFVLEAGLYAYVGSAMNGLGARTDRHLRGGERKHWHIDHLLPLSSERTALLVPSKEDIECRVAEVVQGWEGTSMPIKGFGSSDCHCLSHLFCLSEDGTQHLAHRLSSCLGEKEVLIVGPLEHEICPLPHS, from the coding sequence ATGGACAACGGGCACACTGATACCGGAGCCTATGTCATCCTGTTCAGGCTGGGCGACCGCACCCAGGTCACCGTGGGACGACTGGGCTCTTTCGTTCTGGAGGCCGGTCTGTATGCCTATGTCGGTTCGGCCATGAACGGCCTGGGAGCGAGGACCGACCGTCATCTCCGCGGAGGAGAGAGGAAACACTGGCACATTGATCACCTCCTGCCTTTGTCCTCGGAGCGGACGGCCCTCCTGGTCCCCTCTAAGGAGGACATCGAGTGCAGGGTCGCTGAGGTCGTTCAGGGTTGGGAGGGAACGAGCATGCCCATCAAAGGCTTCGGGAGCTCTGACTGCCACTGCCTCTCCCACCTCTTCTGCCTGAGCGAGGACGGGACGCAGCATCTTGCCCACCGGCTCTCGTCTTGCCTGGGAGAGAAGGAGGTCCTCATCGTTGGTCCTCTCGAGCATGAGATCTGCCCCCTTCCTCACAGCTAA
- a CDS encoding copper-translocating P-type ATPase, which produces MSEQCPDDTCPKDETGTSKRTASFGVSGMTCASCAGTVEGAIGELPGVEKASVNLVTEKARVVYDPFKVTPEDIRKAVREAGYDVVVEQATIGIKGMTCASCAGIIEDALRDVQGVLTASVNLATEKAFVTFDPSVATLAALKAAILDAGYEVIEGEETESAEREVAHRKQLYLLVFSLSLSIPIMLLMIGFDFFGLAGTLGIEGWEGYLLFVLATPVQFIAGYQFYVGTYYALRNRRANMDTLIALGSSAAYFYSVVVVFLPQLIPFHHHTYFDTSAMIISLILFGKYLEAKAKGRTSQAIRALIGLQARTARVLRDGEEVEVPVELIKVDDLFLVRPGEKIATDGEVTDGGSAVDESMITGESIPVEKSIGSTVIGGSINKNGVLTVKATRIGKDTALAQIIKLVEDAQASKAPIQRYADNVSAWFVPVVIAIALVSFLVWYLVAYDTFVGGEEGFVFSLIIFISVLVISCPCALGLATPTAIMVGSGKGAENGILIKSAEALETAGKVQTVVLDKTGTITKGEPEVTAVVEAGRPASEVLRFAASAERGSEHPLAEAIVRKAQGDGVPIPDAENFEAIPGKGVRATVEGHDVLIGNRQLLIGNGILIDAAEDDLKRMEEEGRTAMLISVDGRMAGLIGVADVVKETSKEAIAELKRMGIEVIMLTGDNPRTAKVIASQVGIDNYIAEVLPENKAKEVARIQGLGRKVAMVGDGVNDAPALAQADVGIAIGSGTDVAMETGDIVLIRSDLTDVVAAIQLSKRTMTKIRQNLFWALGYNSAGIPIAAGVLYPFFGILLNPIVAAAAMALSSVSVVSNAALLRRYTPEIKRKEVKK; this is translated from the coding sequence ATGAGCGAGCAGTGCCCTGACGACACATGCCCCAAGGATGAAACTGGTACCTCCAAGAGAACTGCGTCCTTTGGGGTTTCCGGGATGACCTGCGCCTCTTGCGCGGGGACCGTCGAGGGTGCTATCGGAGAGCTTCCAGGAGTAGAAAAGGCCTCGGTGAACCTGGTTACGGAGAAGGCGCGGGTGGTCTACGATCCCTTCAAGGTCACCCCTGAAGATATCCGGAAGGCTGTTAGAGAGGCAGGCTACGACGTGGTCGTGGAGCAGGCCACCATAGGGATCAAGGGCATGACCTGCGCTTCCTGTGCCGGGATCATCGAAGATGCCCTGAGGGATGTGCAAGGCGTTTTAACCGCCAGCGTTAACCTGGCCACCGAGAAGGCCTTCGTTACGTTCGATCCCAGCGTGGCAACGCTCGCTGCCTTGAAGGCGGCCATATTGGACGCAGGCTACGAGGTCATCGAGGGGGAGGAGACGGAGAGCGCCGAGCGGGAGGTGGCGCACCGCAAGCAGCTGTATCTACTGGTGTTCTCCCTTTCCCTCAGCATACCCATCATGCTGCTGATGATAGGCTTCGATTTCTTCGGGCTCGCCGGCACCCTGGGCATCGAAGGCTGGGAGGGCTATTTGCTGTTCGTGCTGGCCACTCCGGTGCAGTTCATCGCCGGTTACCAGTTCTACGTGGGAACGTACTACGCCCTGCGCAACCGCCGGGCCAATATGGACACCCTCATCGCCCTGGGCTCCTCAGCCGCGTACTTCTACTCTGTGGTAGTGGTGTTCCTCCCGCAGCTCATCCCCTTCCACCACCATACTTACTTCGACACCTCGGCCATGATCATTTCGCTGATCCTCTTCGGCAAGTATCTGGAGGCTAAGGCGAAGGGCAGAACGTCACAGGCCATACGCGCCCTCATCGGGCTACAGGCGAGGACCGCCAGAGTGCTCCGGGATGGGGAGGAGGTGGAGGTCCCGGTGGAACTGATCAAGGTCGATGACCTGTTCCTGGTGCGGCCGGGTGAGAAGATCGCCACCGACGGTGAGGTGACGGATGGTGGCTCCGCCGTGGATGAGAGCATGATAACCGGGGAATCGATACCGGTGGAGAAAAGCATAGGGTCTACGGTCATCGGCGGGTCCATAAACAAGAACGGCGTCCTCACGGTCAAGGCCACAAGGATAGGCAAGGATACCGCGCTCGCCCAGATCATTAAACTAGTGGAGGATGCACAGGCATCCAAGGCGCCGATCCAGCGCTATGCGGACAATGTCTCGGCGTGGTTCGTTCCAGTCGTCATCGCCATCGCTCTGGTCAGCTTCCTGGTGTGGTACCTTGTCGCTTACGACACGTTCGTAGGCGGAGAGGAAGGGTTCGTGTTCTCCCTCATCATATTCATCTCTGTCCTGGTCATCTCCTGCCCCTGCGCCCTGGGACTGGCCACACCAACGGCGATAATGGTGGGCTCGGGCAAGGGGGCGGAGAACGGGATACTCATAAAAAGCGCGGAGGCCTTGGAGACCGCGGGCAAGGTGCAGACCGTGGTGCTGGATAAGACCGGGACCATCACCAAGGGGGAGCCGGAGGTGACCGCTGTGGTCGAGGCCGGCCGGCCTGCTTCAGAGGTTCTGCGGTTCGCGGCGTCGGCCGAGAGGGGGTCCGAACATCCCCTGGCTGAGGCCATAGTCCGGAAGGCTCAGGGCGATGGTGTCCCCATCCCCGATGCCGAGAACTTTGAGGCCATCCCCGGGAAGGGGGTCAGGGCTACCGTGGAGGGGCATGATGTGCTTATCGGCAACCGCCAGCTCCTCATCGGGAACGGCATACTCATCGATGCTGCGGAGGACGACCTCAAGAGGATGGAAGAGGAGGGACGCACCGCCATGCTGATCTCGGTGGACGGCCGCATGGCAGGTCTGATCGGCGTGGCCGATGTGGTCAAGGAGACATCGAAGGAGGCCATAGCCGAGCTGAAGAGGATGGGGATCGAGGTCATCATGCTCACCGGGGACAACCCCCGTACCGCCAAGGTGATCGCCTCCCAGGTGGGCATCGATAACTACATCGCCGAGGTCCTGCCGGAGAACAAGGCCAAGGAGGTAGCTAGGATCCAGGGCCTGGGGCGCAAAGTGGCCATGGTGGGTGACGGCGTCAACGACGCACCCGCTCTGGCCCAGGCCGATGTGGGAATCGCCATCGGAAGCGGCACCGACGTGGCCATGGAGACCGGGGACATCGTCCTCATCCGCAGCGATCTGACCGATGTGGTGGCCGCCATTCAGCTGTCGAAGAGGACCATGACCAAGATCAGGCAGAACCTCTTTTGGGCTTTAGGTTATAACTCGGCCGGCATCCCCATCGCCGCCGGGGTCCTGTACCCGTTCTTCGGGATCCTGCTGAACCCCATAGTGGCCGCGGCGGCCATGGCCCTGAGCTCCGTGTCCGTGGTCTCCAACGCCGCGCTGCTGAGAAGATATACTCCAGAGATCAAGAGGAAGGAGGTGAAGAAATAA
- a CDS encoding YHS domain-containing protein — protein MAIDPVCKMTVDEKSAKWKSEHKGTTYYFCAPGCKKVFDKDPEKYLKK, from the coding sequence ATGGCCATAGATCCAGTATGCAAGATGACCGTGGACGAGAAGTCTGCGAAGTGGAAGTCCGAGCACAAGGGCACCACCTACTACTTCTGCGCCCCCGGCTGCAAGAAAGTGTTCGACAAGGACCCGGAAAAGTACCTCAAGAAGTAG
- a CDS encoding methanogenesis marker 6 protein yields the protein MIVIAPSSDLTPDQVARFIHSLGLDINIKETCYGANIEGPKDQVRKALAEVRKLDPNRIFSKIRAYPIGDERRCRAHHGSRPGFNQVEKEWKDLSMIDVGLCAADRGEICELPPPPEKLPVKRLREIVDEVTK from the coding sequence ATGATCGTGATCGCGCCCAGCTCCGACCTCACGCCGGACCAGGTGGCCAGGTTCATACATTCACTGGGATTGGATATCAATATCAAGGAGACGTGCTACGGGGCCAATATCGAGGGGCCCAAGGACCAGGTGCGGAAGGCCCTTGCCGAGGTCAGAAAGCTCGATCCCAATCGCATATTCTCTAAGATCCGGGCGTACCCCATCGGGGACGAGAGGAGGTGCCGCGCACATCACGGCTCCCGACCTGGTTTCAACCAGGTGGAGAAGGAGTGGAAGGACCTCTCCATGATCGATGTGGGCCTGTGCGCCGCTGACCGAGGCGAGATATGCGAGCTGCCTCCCCCGCCCGAGAAGCTTCCGGTGAAGAGGCTTCGAGAGATAGTAGACGAGGTGACGAAATGA
- a CDS encoding FAD-binding oxidoreductase — MEATADTSEKFQDPIVKKLEAAIGAENVKTSKMERLLYSHDSTGLPKEVDLGFKVVPDIVVRPSSVKEVQEIVKIAAEAGMPITPRGAATGYVAAGVPAAGGISIDMVGRMSKVLKIDEDNMTITCQAGASWKAVYDAAWEKGFLLGSYPSSFPNASVAGWIAMSGVGMGNYKYGSAGDNIRNMVVVVPSGAAINTGFETLADNMAGYNLNRLFVGTEGTLGIICEVTLKLFPRPEVLRPLAYSFESLDKVGAPMKDLTRTKVTPLHVAWSDGNHFKYLRKIGHHAPEVGCLWLVTLEGDKAMVEYEEKIVDEIVAKHGGKKESYELAQHEWDERSYEYRTSMLGLGTSASEILVPVSAYAEAVKGLYELMDSMKMEGAIIGVGVDRNSTMLMPYYLFDKESMSKSMTSLSFAFKAGDVAKKLGGRLMGGFGLFMSSQLKPLRGEGYDIQVAIKNAIDPKEIMNPGKLLGMKTRFKLPVGAGLFGVGMTAMSVAKKVLPADKMIDAKAEELAREELENERFEQHKNDPLKK; from the coding sequence ATGGAAGCGACAGCCGACACTTCTGAGAAATTTCAAGATCCGATAGTAAAAAAGCTTGAAGCCGCCATCGGAGCGGAGAACGTAAAGACCAGCAAGATGGAGAGGCTGCTATACAGCCATGACTCAACCGGCCTGCCGAAGGAAGTGGACCTTGGCTTCAAGGTCGTCCCTGACATCGTGGTGCGTCCTTCCTCCGTTAAGGAGGTCCAGGAGATAGTAAAGATCGCAGCCGAGGCAGGCATGCCGATAACCCCCAGGGGAGCGGCCACCGGTTACGTCGCCGCGGGTGTCCCTGCAGCTGGAGGGATATCCATCGATATGGTCGGTCGAATGAGCAAGGTCCTCAAGATCGACGAGGATAACATGACCATCACCTGTCAGGCCGGCGCTTCTTGGAAGGCCGTGTATGATGCGGCGTGGGAGAAGGGTTTCCTCCTCGGGTCCTACCCCAGCAGTTTCCCCAACGCCTCGGTGGCAGGGTGGATCGCCATGAGCGGCGTGGGCATGGGCAACTACAAGTACGGCTCGGCCGGGGACAACATACGCAACATGGTGGTAGTCGTTCCCAGTGGAGCGGCCATCAACACCGGCTTCGAGACCTTGGCCGACAACATGGCCGGATACAACCTAAACCGGTTGTTCGTGGGCACCGAAGGGACCCTAGGCATCATATGCGAGGTGACCCTGAAGCTGTTCCCCAGGCCGGAGGTTCTTAGGCCCCTTGCCTACTCCTTCGAGAGCCTGGACAAAGTAGGCGCCCCCATGAAGGACCTTACCCGCACCAAGGTAACTCCTCTGCACGTCGCCTGGTCCGACGGGAACCACTTCAAGTACCTGCGCAAGATCGGGCATCACGCTCCCGAGGTAGGTTGCCTCTGGCTCGTCACCCTGGAGGGGGACAAGGCCATGGTCGAGTACGAAGAGAAGATCGTGGATGAGATCGTGGCCAAGCACGGCGGGAAGAAGGAGAGCTACGAGCTAGCCCAGCACGAGTGGGACGAGCGCTCCTACGAGTACCGCACCTCGATGCTGGGGCTAGGGACCTCCGCCTCGGAGATACTGGTGCCCGTAAGCGCTTACGCGGAAGCGGTTAAGGGCCTCTACGAGCTCATGGACAGCATGAAGATGGAGGGGGCGATCATCGGGGTCGGGGTAGACCGTAACTCCACCATGCTGATGCCCTACTATCTCTTCGATAAGGAGTCCATGTCCAAGTCGATGACCTCCCTATCCTTCGCCTTCAAGGCCGGGGATGTGGCCAAGAAGCTCGGTGGAAGGCTTATGGGCGGCTTCGGGCTGTTCATGAGCTCTCAGCTGAAGCCCCTGCGCGGTGAGGGCTATGATATCCAGGTGGCCATCAAGAACGCCATCGATCCGAAGGAGATAATGAACCCCGGAAAGCTCCTGGGGATGAAGACCCGCTTCAAGCTCCCGGTGGGGGCAGGCCTGTTCGGCGTGGGGATGACCGCAATGTCGGTCGCCAAGAAGGTCCTTCCCGCGGACAAGATGATCGATGCGAAGGCCGAGGAGCTGGCCCGAGAGGAGCTGGAGAACGAGAGGTTCGAGCAGCACAAGAATGACCCACTGAAGAAGTGA
- a CDS encoding methanogenesis marker 15 protein, with product MTIKIAQLSCGTEYSGIQSEIDHAADTVGGKMVYPDVAFDDIRRSVDEFGFDPASPQLQLMIARAKSLADGHYDADAVFIATCFRCAEGALVRNEVRRYIQEHTKLPVVTYSFTERLKAAQLLTRMEALVTIVEKKELLARERQVGLTAGIDSGSSTTKAMILKDNEIIGKYWTPTGPVLETGLEVLEKALAEAGVKQSELDGIGVTGYGRFLIGKKLGAKLVQEELTVNSKGAVWLADRQKGEATIIDIGGMDNKAITVRDGIPDNFTMGGICAGASGRFLEMVTKRLRVPIEELGALADKGDWKKVNMNSYCSVFGIQDLVTSLAAGNTIEDVAAAACHSVAEQVYMQQLQEIDVRQPVIQVGGTSLISGLVKAVGDMVGSKPIIPNHSQYIGSAGAALLASGFLEGI from the coding sequence ATGACCATAAAGATCGCACAACTGTCCTGCGGGACGGAATACTCAGGAATCCAGTCGGAGATCGATCATGCCGCTGATACCGTAGGGGGTAAGATGGTGTATCCCGACGTGGCCTTCGACGATATAAGGCGCTCGGTGGACGAGTTCGGTTTCGATCCCGCATCGCCCCAGCTGCAGTTGATGATCGCACGCGCCAAGTCTCTGGCCGATGGCCATTACGATGCCGATGCAGTGTTCATAGCCACGTGCTTCCGCTGTGCCGAAGGGGCGCTGGTAAGGAACGAGGTCCGGAGGTACATCCAGGAGCACACCAAGCTCCCGGTGGTCACTTACTCCTTCACCGAGCGGTTGAAGGCCGCGCAGCTTCTGACGAGGATGGAGGCACTGGTCACCATCGTGGAAAAGAAAGAACTGTTGGCCAGGGAGAGGCAGGTGGGCCTCACCGCCGGGATCGACTCCGGCTCATCGACCACCAAGGCCATGATCCTCAAGGACAACGAGATCATCGGCAAATACTGGACGCCCACCGGTCCGGTCCTGGAGACCGGTCTCGAGGTTCTGGAAAAGGCTCTGGCCGAGGCCGGGGTCAAGCAGAGCGAGCTGGACGGGATCGGAGTGACCGGTTATGGTCGCTTCCTGATCGGTAAGAAGTTGGGGGCGAAGCTCGTTCAGGAGGAGCTGACCGTTAACAGCAAGGGTGCGGTATGGCTCGCCGATAGGCAGAAGGGGGAGGCCACCATAATCGACATTGGCGGGATGGACAACAAGGCCATCACCGTCAGGGACGGAATACCGGATAACTTCACCATGGGGGGGATCTGCGCCGGGGCATCCGGAAGGTTCCTGGAGATGGTCACCAAGCGCCTGAGGGTACCCATAGAGGAGCTGGGCGCGCTCGCCGATAAGGGCGACTGGAAGAAGGTGAACATGAACTCCTATTGCTCGGTGTTCGGCATACAGGACCTCGTCACCTCCCTCGCCGCCGGTAACACCATCGAGGACGTGGCCGCGGCCGCCTGCCATTCCGTGGCGGAGCAGGTGTACATGCAGCAGCTGCAGGAGATCGATGTGCGCCAGCCGGTCATCCAGGTGGGAGGGACCTCCCTCATCAGCGGGCTGGTCAAGGCGGTGGGCGACATGGTCGGCTCCAAGCCCATCATACCCAATCATTCACAGTACATAGGCTCGGCTGGCGCTGCACTGCTGGCCTCGGGCTTCCTCGAGGGCATTTGA
- a CDS encoding methanogenesis marker 5 protein gives MKIFMIPPNSLILYDLVERFGHQPLSLMGELREHVVKPEIESPPLNLSQEDIMNGLKYAGIEVPSGVRGRLGIWGPMVDEAEAAIIMHDMPYTFGCVGCHRTNLMLTYMVRRKKIPILEVHYPKTDEEAKVMVTKIKAFLEGLK, from the coding sequence ATGAAGATCTTCATGATCCCCCCCAACAGCCTTATCCTGTACGATCTGGTCGAGCGTTTCGGCCACCAGCCCCTGTCCCTCATGGGAGAGCTCCGCGAGCACGTGGTGAAGCCGGAGATAGAGTCACCACCGCTAAACCTGTCCCAGGAAGATATCATGAACGGTCTGAAATATGCTGGCATCGAGGTCCCTTCCGGGGTCCGGGGCCGCCTGGGGATATGGGGGCCTATGGTGGATGAGGCGGAAGCGGCGATCATCATGCATGACATGCCCTACACCTTTGGATGCGTGGGCTGCCACCGTACCAACCTCATGCTAACCTACATGGTCCGACGGAAGAAGATACCGATCCTGGAGGTCCATTATCCTAAGACCGATGAGGAGGCCAAGGTAATGGTCACCAAGATCAAGGCGTTCCTGGAGGGGTTGAAATGA
- a CDS encoding HAD family hydrolase: MAIRGAIFDLDGTLVHTTVDFRLMKRKLFDVLVEEGVPSYLLDEASTMSSSLALVRHYIIRNGTTEDMERISGAVTRSMNMTELEGVARTTAVEGAVRCLRSLQDDGISIGLLTRGSRAYTEAALHHAGITVPFQAMVCRDDHPEEEAKPNGKALKRIMALMEVQPQDCILVGDHAMDMECAASASVRFLGVLTGSFTRADWERCRCRAMIDSVGELLRYLDEENLYLPGRD, from the coding sequence GTGGCCATTAGAGGGGCAATCTTCGATCTCGATGGAACCCTTGTCCATACTACGGTCGACTTCCGACTCATGAAAAGGAAGCTCTTCGATGTGCTTGTCGAGGAGGGGGTACCTTCATACCTACTCGACGAGGCGTCGACCATGTCCAGCAGCCTCGCTCTGGTACGTCATTATATTATTAGGAACGGTACCACCGAGGATATGGAGCGCATAAGTGGGGCGGTCACACGGTCCATGAACATGACGGAGTTGGAGGGAGTGGCCAGAACGACCGCCGTAGAAGGTGCTGTAAGGTGCCTGCGGTCACTGCAGGACGATGGCATCAGTATAGGTCTCCTCACCCGCGGTTCCCGCGCTTATACAGAGGCGGCATTGCATCATGCGGGGATCACCGTCCCCTTCCAGGCCATGGTGTGCCGCGACGATCATCCCGAGGAAGAGGCCAAGCCCAACGGGAAGGCATTGAAGCGCATCATGGCCCTGATGGAGGTTCAGCCCCAGGATTGCATTCTGGTAGGGGATCATGCCATGGACATGGAGTGCGCGGCCTCGGCCTCGGTCCGCTTCCTGGGGGTCCTCACCGGCAGCTTTACGAGGGCGGATTGGGAAAGGTGTAGGTGCAGAGCAATGATCGACAGTGTGGGAGAGCTTCTCAGATACCTTGACGAAGAAAACCTCTATTTGCCGGGGAGGGATTGA
- a CDS encoding RidA family protein, protein MKKVVRSDGAPAAIGPYSQAISCGNMVFCSGQLGLDPATGLLAGGSASEQVKRCLLNLEAVLSVAGLSMSDVVKTTLYLVDMGEFKEVNESYAAFFEESPPARSTVGVSALPLGAKVEVEAIASRR, encoded by the coding sequence ATGAAAAAGGTCGTCCGTTCCGATGGGGCACCGGCAGCTATTGGTCCATACTCGCAGGCGATCTCCTGCGGGAACATGGTGTTCTGCTCTGGTCAATTAGGTTTGGACCCCGCCACCGGGTTACTGGCGGGAGGGAGCGCCAGCGAGCAGGTGAAGAGATGCCTACTGAACCTGGAGGCCGTTCTCTCCGTTGCCGGGCTCTCCATGTCCGATGTGGTCAAGACCACGCTATACCTGGTGGACATGGGGGAGTTCAAGGAAGTTAACGAGAGCTATGCTGCGTTCTTCGAGGAAAGCCCGCCTGCCCGCAGCACCGTTGGCGTTTCCGCTCTTCCGCTGGGGGCCAAAGTCGAGGTGGAGGCGATCGCGTCCCGCCGATGA
- a CDS encoding methanogenesis marker 17 protein encodes MTLTDESFAYQNFETIFKQILQDLGVNRSVESYRIIANPGAPYFLISLKFGRARSAVKVTDMSQLNVHTGGTALTITDESWAPALLSKLWQRYGRDRVEQLTRFEILIHGATIEELESMELDPGEELKTKLLDAVWRMFPEGFTVRYDIVDDKAMTIIGTEHDLKPEWIKVAKMVHEDVRGKGGA; translated from the coding sequence ATGACGTTGACGGACGAGTCCTTCGCATACCAGAACTTCGAGACCATATTCAAGCAGATACTCCAGGACCTGGGGGTCAACAGGAGCGTGGAAAGTTACCGAATCATCGCCAATCCCGGGGCCCCCTACTTCCTAATATCCCTGAAGTTCGGTCGGGCGCGGTCCGCGGTGAAGGTCACGGACATGTCGCAGCTCAACGTCCATACCGGCGGAACGGCCCTGACCATCACCGATGAGAGCTGGGCGCCGGCGCTCCTGAGCAAGCTGTGGCAGCGCTACGGACGGGACCGAGTGGAGCAGCTGACCCGGTTCGAGATACTTATCCACGGCGCCACCATCGAGGAGCTGGAGTCGATGGAGCTGGACCCCGGAGAGGAGCTTAAGACCAAGCTATTGGACGCCGTCTGGCGGATGTTCCCGGAAGGCTTCACCGTGCGCTACGACATCGTCGACGACAAGGCCATGACCATCATCGGCACCGAGCACGACCTGAAGCCCGAATGGATCAAGGTCGCCAAGATGGTACATGAGGACGTCAGAGGAAAAGGGGGCGCGTGA
- a CDS encoding winged helix-turn-helix transcriptional regulator, which yields MDDNDVNILKVLQWNGRLSFRQVSEKVKVSVPTVSNKVGNLERLGVIRGYHAELDPERMGQTSALVTIKAKPADLSLIAERFKSDDQVRQLYHMSSGKLILVCTFMGSHLINDFVMRLASVPEIQEYDIANVISVSKELDRAVVAPGLSIIVSCSQCGKEIRSDPLRVKVNGITAYLCCPQCLSTFRSINGDNAK from the coding sequence TTGGACGATAATGATGTGAACATCCTCAAGGTCCTCCAATGGAACGGCCGATTATCGTTTCGCCAGGTCTCAGAAAAGGTGAAGGTCTCAGTACCTACGGTGAGCAACAAGGTAGGTAACCTGGAGAGGCTCGGTGTCATAAGAGGGTATCATGCCGAGCTGGATCCAGAAAGAATGGGTCAGACAAGCGCCCTCGTAACTATCAAGGCCAAGCCGGCCGACCTGTCATTGATCGCCGAACGATTCAAGTCCGACGATCAGGTGCGTCAGCTGTACCACATGAGCAGCGGGAAACTTATCCTGGTCTGCACTTTTATGGGCTCACACCTCATCAACGATTTCGTTATGCGCTTGGCATCCGTGCCTGAGATCCAGGAGTACGATATCGCCAACGTGATCAGTGTGAGCAAGGAGCTCGACCGTGCTGTGGTCGCCCCTGGCCTCAGTATAATCGTATCATGCTCCCAGTGCGGCAAGGAGATCAGGAGCGACCCGCTGCGAGTGAAGGTCAACGGAATAACGGCCTACCTCTGCTGCCCTCAATGCCTTTCCACGTTCCGTTCGATCAACGGAGACAATGCAAAGTGA